A stretch of Podospora bellae-mahoneyi strain CBS 112042 chromosome 5, whole genome shotgun sequence DNA encodes these proteins:
- the GCD6 gene encoding translation initiation factor eIF-2B epsilon subunit, GEF (BUSCO:EOG09260RS7; EggNog:ENOG503NUFH; COG:J) yields the protein MSKQGGKGATGKGKKPAKAGGDDKREDALQAVIIADYFQDRFRPFTLDKPRCLLPLVNIPVIEYTLEFLASNGVQEVFIYCGTHSEDIEQYIHESTRWSPNSAISPFSSLEFIRVSDATSVGDFLRDLDKRSLISGDFILVHGDLVANIQLDGILAKHRARREANRDACMTVVLRSVGEEPHRAAKARGITPVFVIDDTDGRCLQYDEIHPLMKDRRLLLDPSVFKHGSFELRSDLIDCGIDICTPDVLALWSESFDYELPRKNFLHGVLKDWELNGKLIYTEIFEDGYAARASNLQMYDCISKDILERWVLPFAPDSNLMHDQSYQKVKNNSFVESGVLVERGSKVLQSAIGKDTSIKAGSVISGSVVGRRCQVGKNVKIKDSYIFDDSTIEDGAVITHSILAGGVKIGANAQIPEGSLISYNVEIDRDVRLPTKPPARISAKTDNGQPVENDASLVGPGGKGTVYSVTADDSDSDSDDEGDGDPAQLQNNLIYSLEGLNISTLSVSTLASEDDYDSDEDDEHAGYLHAGDGQRERLSSFTSDDASKPDAFHGDAVNGLVDALRGDDNADFDSAKLEFMGLRLANNASDSSMRRAIAVAFTKRAAEMLTPEHGGLEPAKAAERVLKDKNGAVKFIKDVGVGGDDVKQQTEFALALQKGLVSVRGLEPSRAGTLLAALLQQLYTLDVLEEDGILAWWADRRAAEGDTMTTVKERCKVLVDWLEEADEEDSDEDEDDEDSD from the exons ATGTCCAAACAAGGTGGTAAGGGCGCCaccggcaagggcaagaagccTGCCAAGGCTGGCGGCGATGACAAGAGAGAGGATGCCCTCCAGGCTGTGATCATTGCCGATTACTTCCAAGACAGATTCAGACCATTCACTCTGGATAAGCCTAGG TGTCTTCTCCCCTTGGTCAACATCCCAGTCATCGAGTATACCCTCGAATTCCTTGCCTCGAACGGCGTACAGGAGGTCTTTATATACTGTGGCACACACTCCGAAGACATCGAGCAATACATCCACGAGTCCACACGATGGAGCCCCAACAgcgccatctcccccttctcctcccttgAGTTCATCCGAGTATCCGACGCCACCTCAGTCGGCGACTTTCTTCGCGACCTGGACAAGCGTAGTTTGATCTCGGGCGACTTCATTCTCGTCCATGGTGACCTGGTCGCCAACATCCAGCTAGATGGCATCCTGGCCAAGCACAGAGCGAGAAGGGAAGCGAACCGCGATGCCTGCATGACAGTTGTTTTGCGCTCCGTTGGAGAGGAACCTCACAGAGCCGCCAAAGCTCGAGGTATCACGCCTGTCTTTGTTATCGATGACACAGACGGCAGGTGCTTGCAGTACGATGAGATCCACCCATTAATGAAGGACCGACGACTACTTTTGGACCCTTCAGTATTCAAGCACGGATCTTTCGAATTACGAAGCGACCTTATCGACTGCGGTATCGATATTTGCACACCCGATGTCTTGGCCTTGTGGTCTGAGAGTTTCGATTATGAGCTGCCGAGGAAAAACTTTTTGCATGGTGTGCTGAAGGATTGGGAACTAAACGGCAAGTTGATCTACACTGAGATCTTCGAGGACGGGTATGCGGCCCGCGCCAGCAACCTGCAGATGTACGATTGCATCAGCAAGGATATTCTCGAGCGATGGGTGCTCCCCTTTGCGCCAGACAGCAACCTCATGCACGACCAATCATACCAGAAGGTCAAGAACAACTCTTTCGTCGAGTCGGGCGTATTGGTAGAAAGAGGGAGCAAGGTGTTACAGTCGGCCATTGGGAAGGACACATCCATCAAGGCTGGGAGCGTTATCTCGGGCAGCgttgttgggaggaggtgtcAGGTTGGCAAGAatgtcaagatcaaggacaGCTACATCTTTGATGATTCCACCATTGAGGATGGTGCCGTCATTACGCACTCGATATTGGCAGGCGGTGTCAAGATAGGGGCGAATGCGCAAATCCCAGAGGGGTCCCTGATTTCCTATAATGTGGAGATCGATAGAGATGTCAGGCTGCCAACAAAGCCACCAGCGCGGATTTCCGCCAAGACGGATAACGGTCAGCCCGTTGAGAACGACGCTTCTCTTGTGGGGCCGGGTGGAAAGGGTACCGTCTACAGCGTCACGGCAGACGACTCAGATTCGGattctgatgatgagggtgatggagaccCAGCCCAGCTACAAAACAACCTCATCTACTCACTTGAGggcctcaacatctccacaTTATCCGTCTCTACGCTCGCGTCAGAGGACGACTATGACtcagatgaggatgacgagcaTGCTGGATACTTGCATGCTGGTGATGGGCAGAGGGAGCGCCTGTCATCATTTACCTCTGACGATGCCTCCAAACCTGATGCCTTCCACGGTGATGCAGTCAATGGCTTGGTGGATGCTCTTCGGGGGGATGACAATGCAGACTTTGACTCGGCCAAGCTGGAGTTCATGGGTCTTAGGTTGGCTAACAACGCTTCAGACAGCTCCATGCGCCGCGCTATTGCCGTTGCGTTTACCAAGCGTGCGGCCGAGATGTTGACCCCAGAGCATGGTGGTCTGGAACcagccaaggctgccgagagAGTTCTCAAAGACAAGAACGGGGCCGTCAAGTTCATCAAGGatgtcggtgttggtggtgacgatgtCAAGCAGCAAACCGAGTTTGCGCTTGCGCTGCAAAAGGGGCTGGTGAGCGTTAGGGGACTTGAGCCTAGTAGAGCTGGGACACTCCTTGCTGCTTTGCTTCAGCAGCTTTACACCTTGGATGtgcttgaggaggatggtaTTCTCGCTTGGTGGGCTGATAGGAGAGCTGCCGAGGGTGACACGATGACCACTGTCAAGGAGAGGTGCAAGGTTTTGGTGGAttggctggaggaggcggatgaggaggatagtgatgaggatgaggatgatgaggacagCGATTAA